ctgctgcaactgttcACCGAGGTTATgtatttgctgctgttgagatgTTGCTGGAATAATACTGATCGGTGTGGCTTGTGTAGCAGATGAACCGCCTGTGTACACTTGACGTACTACGATCGATGATTGCGTGCGTCCACCGAGCGTTGTTATAATGCGCTTCGGATTCATCAACCGTGGTCCTGCCAACTATGCGcgttaataataataaaaaaaaacatatgctCTTCATCAATTACCTCATCCCTAATTCGATCAACAGCACTGTTACTTACCTTATTTCCACCGATACCCAAAGCGGCACCGAATGTACTGCCACCATTATTACCCCCACCGTTGGTAGGTTCCTCTTTGGTATTGCCAATAATACTGCTCGCCGAAacgccgctgctactgctgctgctactactgctgcttccattACTACCCGTACTACCAAtactgcttatgctgctgttcgaaTTGGAGTTCGATGCGGCTAGAAAGGCTTGCGGGGACTTCAGTTGCGCCTTCAATTGGTGTCGATTTGGACTGTTTTGAATCACTGCCTGGCAGATCTGATAGCTACGCTCCAAATTAACCGCGCCGGGTGGTAAGTTCGAATTACTCGTACGTCCTCCACCACGCCTTCCTCCTCCACTGCCCGTAGCCGATTGGCTTGCAGTAGACAACGCAACAGAAGTTGCCGGAACAACCGCACGATGCTTTCTTTGTCCAGCACCGACGATCACATTCGTTCCAACTACCGTTACAGGGGTTAATGAagattgttgtggttgctgctgctgctgttgcaccggAACATACTGACCACTGTTTACCAGTAGCGCATTTTGACCCCGTATCAACTGGTTCGTCACAAATTTTTGTTGAAATCTTTGTTGTGACTGAGTCGGTGtaacgatctgctgctgctggtgatgctgcagctgttgctgaggAGCCACTTTTTGCGTCACTTGTGTAATCACCTGTGCTCGCTGAAGAGGTAAACGGggacgctgctgttgttgttgctggtgctgttgttgaccGATAGTGGACGGTGTGGACATTATAATCTTTTGTAACTGGATCGGTTTTTGAATCGTTGTCACAGTAGTTGAGTTCTGTAACGGCTGTCGTGGAGGAAGTTGCTGATCCTGTGTTTGAATAAACTGCTGCCCTCCGAGCTGTGTGGCAGCACCTGTAGTTTGTTGCACAGTAAGTGGCAGCTTCGCACCGGTTACAGCGTTCACTACGCTAGTAATCGGTCGCGAGGTGATAATGAACTttggttgatgctgttgttgtgaagCCTGCTGCAGTAGGgcatgatgattatgattgtTTGCCGCTGTATCCATCTCGAAACGTATGTGCTGCCCGGTAGACGTTTGTACATGTTGTATTgtctgcggctgctgctgttgcgttgcaACAAGCTGCTGTGCTGGCGGTACTGCAACCGCACCTGCAACTCCATAGTTTCCAGCCACACTTTCGATCACACGGCTTAGATTATCGTGATTATTGGGCGCCCCCAACGGTAACAACGGGGAGGATGTCACGACATTTAGCTTCGAAAGCTGAGCTTGGATTCCgtgttgatgctgatgttgctgtggTGAATGTTGTTGCAGCTGATTGCAGCTATCATCGTTTCCCAGCTTTATGCGCGTTACTAACTGCTGATTGCCCTGCCGAATAGTGGTATAGCTTACGCCTTGATCAGTCTTAAGCATATTGTTTCGCATTCCATCTTTAATCTGTAACAGAGGAGCGAAATTAGAGATCCATTAATTGATGCGCAGTGACAAACGCAGAGCATCACAACCAAACACTACGAGCATTTCAGTTGTTGATGGGCTTCTGGTGGATTTATTAAACAGATATTTCCAGACTCGCCTCAGATGTCAGCTGAATCGTACTGCCGGCGCTCACCGTTACCGGATGCGACGCAACCACGCCACCTCCAAGCATATTGGGGGATTGATGATGAACTtgcaccgcctgctgctgctgcggttgttgctgaGTGTTGAACTGAAAAACATTCATTCcctgcgtttgctgctgctgttgcgctgccGGAGGTGCCGTTTGCATAGTTGTCATTGTGGTTTGTACCGTTGGCTGCTGGTGAGCTAAAAAACTTATTCCACTAGCTGCACTCTGatgaatctgctgctgctgttgctgttgctgctgctgctgagcttgATGGTTTTGATTATGATGGCCGGTGGTCATTTGTTGTATCAGTGTCGCCGTTGCAACGGGTAGTGTCGTTGATGACGATTGTTGCATCgtctgttggtggtgatgttgcggGTGCTGAATAACATTTGGcagatgctgttgttggaggTTCGACTGAGTGGCATGCAAAGTGTGTTGCTGCGTTTGCTGGTTGGTACTGGTCAGCAGGGTAGGTGTTTGTATGGTAGTAGCGCCGGGCGATACTGCCGCCATTGTCGGGGCCATACTGGAGCCGAGCGGAGAAAGGATAATACTGTTACTGACATCAGCtagatgatgctgatcgacCACCAACATCTTCGCCGGgtccatcattttcattttaaactgAGTCCATACTGGATCtgtaaaagaaataaaaatattctttGAATGTAACATAATCTTAGTTCCGTCCAGATCCCTCTAGAAATAACATGAATAACATCAATAGCGATCAAGAAGTAGAATCCATCAGCGAGAGACAGACGAGGTACACGGAATGACCAATTTGGAATTAAAGTGAATCCTCTGAAATTGCACTATATCCATAAAGTACTACGACGCCATGCTTGAGCTCATTGTTAGAAACGAAAAGGGAACAAGtgcaaaaataaacgaaagaCTATTTCAAAGTATAGAAGAAATGATAATACAGTTAAACTGTGTACAAAGCACAATCAAAAAGGACCTCAACAACGCAAACATCAGAGAACAAGCGAATTAACCAAGCAACGTAGATCGTTTTCCGCACCTAATGCAAACTCCCAGTTCTTCAGAAAGATGCCGTTTAAGTTGCAGACAAAACTACCAAGAAGAACATTGTAGTCAACCCAAAACCAAGAAGTACGCGGACATAGTAACGAAAATGAGGTACGTAAAACATGATATTCCAGCCGGAGCAAGGAAAGTAATGCACTGGTGGCATGTGCTTCCCTAACTTACCACCACAACTAAGCACTTCTTCGACGACACCATCTTGTTTTCCGCCCTCTTCTGGGAGCGGAAATGGAGGATGATCGGTAGTAAACAAGTAATCCCTTGTCGCCGCCTGTAGATGTTGATCCTGTGAGGATCCACTGGCGCTCTGGGAAACGATTGTTACTGGCGGCACGGTGTTGTCACTGTTGGATCGTTGCTCGAATGTTGCTGGTGTCGATgcaattgatttcaatttacGCAGATGCAAATGTTCACTAACAGTGGTATGACTTCCATTTCTCGCTCCCGGATCAATCAGCCCCATTTGTCCGTCTTCAACTACCAGAATTGTGGTAGTGCGTCTCGgtacaccaccaaccaacccggtAGAGGTTATAGGTTGACGATAAGATCTTCCTGCCGGGGTGTACTTTGCTTCCGTTGCAGTGTCCTTTGTCCCACAAGTGCTGTTACCGACCATCTGTTCGCCTAGTGCCTGTTGATCCAATGAATTGgatcgctgttgttgctgatggcgTTGGCCGTGGGTGGAAGTCACCGGGTCCCGCGAGTCGCCATTAGCCAACAcactttcctcttcttcctccttgcGCCCAGTTTCTTCGTCATCAAACGTGTCAGCGCCGGCAGCCGCCATCACCAAGTCCGATTCTAACATGATAGCCACATCTTGATCATGGTTATGCTCAACGACTGAACAGAGTGCATTTTGGGAGTGGAGTATTAACACTGGATTAGTGCGAATGTGCTGTTCCTCAAACGATGATTGTTTGGTAAGAACATTCAATTCAGAactggaagttttttttttcatacctAAGACCAAAATCCTGACAAATGATAAAGGTTCTTTCCTTGTTATTATATGGAAGGCCTTGCTTTTTACCAATACGAGCTCCCTTGACTTCCCACCTATCTATCCAATTCAAGTGCTGCGCTAAAGGAACCATTCAAACCCATAAAGTAAAACCGTTGATCGCTCCCGTAGTACTTACTTTCTGTGCTGATCATCTCGCCACCGGTTGAATCCACCATACCGTACACTGCATCGCCGCCATCCACAACGTCCTCGATGTAGCtatcaagctgctgctgaccatgcatttgttgttgttgtgggtgctgttgctgctgctcatagTGATGCGGTAGTGTTACGTCTGGACCGTCCAATGGCGATTCGTAggattcttctgcttcctgatcatcttcttcctcatccagctcatcctcctcttcctcatctgCCTCATCAacattctcttcttcttccaattCCTCTCCATCGTTCTGCGTCGAGGGCTGGTGCTCGACTTCACACTCAGCGTCTACCAAACCGTCGTTCAGTAAATCAGCACCTGCCACACAATTCGATAGCTCCGAAATGGTACCTCCGGAATAAAGAATGTGTGTACCTCTCATTTCCGCCCCGGCACCTGCAGCGGTTCCTACTACAGGCGATAGACTGACGTTTGGTAGCAACAAGCCTGCAGTAAGTGACGCATTGTTATTCTGGAGAACCTGCTCcgactgctcctgctgctgctgctgctggaactctCCGTGATCTTGACTCAACTGATAATGTccttgcagctgctgctgttggtgttgctgttgttgctgatcaaGTACACAGTTCATcccatcctcatcctcctccgaTGTGGGGGCCGTTTCTTCACCTTCCTGTCGGTAATGTGAGGTGTCGTACTCATCCAGGCAATTTTCATGCATTGTAGCAGCATCTTCGTCCTCGCCTACTTCCTCCTGCAAACCTACGTTTTGCGGCGGCATACTGCTTACCATATGCAGCAGATGATTATGATCGGCCATACCGTCCGGTTTGGTGCCTTCATCCGGAATATCTTCTCCATTCGCAGCGGAAGCAATATCACAGTAGTCACTCGCCTCGTTTACATTGTAGCAGAAGGGCTCTTCTACTCCATCGTCCTCTTCGACCTTCAAATTGTACAAACCGCTGCCGTCgtcagcaccggcagcagcgaccatcgtcgtcgctgcatGTGAGCTTTGCGATGCTTTGCTTGAAGTTCTTTGAAACTGAAGCTGAAGATGAtcctgttgatgttgctgatgaagaTGCACATGATCGTGATGATAAGCGGTAAGGTTCATATTCATCACGCCGGATGACGATGGCAacagctgctcctgctgtagTGGCTGATAGCGACGCACTTGATTGGGCTGACGAATGTGAACGATggattgatgatggttgtcTAAAATTTCAGAGCCTACTTCACCATTGTAGTCCTCCATGTGATCATCTTCTTTCTTTAGAACCATTCCAAGAACAAGCTCATTCGTATTCCCCTCCTCTAGgtcttcatcatcctcatcggcTGTATTGGTGGCTGTCGTCGTCTGTACACctccatcctcatcctcatcacgaTCAtattcatcttcctcttcatcctcgtcctcttcctcatcagCCGCTTCCTCATCCTGTACCACCGCTGATGCATCATTCTGTCCAAGATCAGCCGCCACGACAGTCTGCGTCATTGCCAAATTTCCTACCCTAGCCAGCCCATCCTCTGCTGCACTAGCATTGCTACAAGCAAGCTGTGACTGATGCACAATCACCAAATTACGAtctacaccatcaccacggacAACACCACCTTGCAGAACATTTTCGAACGTATTATTCATATGCAGCGCCGTCTCTtctcctgctcttccttctcctcctcctagtTGTCCTGTTCCAACAACTGTTGCACCTTCCAGATGATTGTCACTTGCGGCCATCATTGCGGTGGTTGACgcactgctactgttgctgctatcgTTCGAGATCGATAGCAactgtgctgctggctgctgttgggcAGCTGCTGGCTGGGGTAATGCCGTAACCGTTACCGATGGTGGCAGTGACCGAAGACTCAAGGCGGCCGCGTCGGCAACGGCAGACGCATTCGATCCCACACCGTAGGTGGTGGATCCGGAAGACACGTTCGATGTTGAAGTAGCAGAAGCGGAGGAGGatggcaaacaaacgaaactaAACATCTGGCCCGAACCGTGATCGTAGATCATCTGAGTCTGGCGACCGGTAGCAGTGCCACCCACCAATCCATTCCCGGTATCTCCTGTCGATATCACAACaggctgtggctgttgctgctgacgatcgCGGGCATTGGGCACTGTCATGGTTAACACTCGCTGTTGCTGTATACTATGCAGACTTCCTCGTTCCAGTTTTGGGCCTCCTCTTGGATCGCTGTCGACTGCATTGTACGTTCCAGCTAGATCGTTTGCATCTTCAAGGATAAGATCGGATGATGGACGAAGCGATTggttctcttcctcctcatgcGAGCTCGTGCCATCACCATTAAGCGTCATGATAATCATGGGATCCTCACTATCCACCTCTtctgcgtcatcatcatccacaagAATTGTCGCACTCGATGCTTGTAGCGTGGAAAAGTTTCTATTGCTTCTACCGTTGCTGCCACCGCGTCCAACTAGTTGGTGGCGCCGTATTTTCTTTCTCGACTGTTGTTCATGGTGCTTATGTGCCCCAATCGATGCTGCAGCACCTGCGACACTATACAGCCCTCCTTTCCGTCGCCTATCAGTCAGTGAGCTTCCATCGATAAATGTACCAGTACTAAAATGTTTAGTATTGGTGGTGGCTGATAAATTGCTCTGACTGGTATTACTACTAATACTAaagctactgttgctactgacGTTCACTACCCTAGGACTATTGCTATTGCCGCCACCATTGTTGCCACCGCTCTCGCTGCTCTCGGTGGAGGAAACAGACTTGATGACGGCAGCGGGAGCGGCTGTCGCACTCTTgttggtattggtggtggtgataaggCGATTTAGattattactactactgcttctgTACACGATGCTAgttgtgctgttggtggtagtggtgctagGCTGCTGAGCTCCTGCAGAGACTCCCGCCGTTGACGTCACAATCGTCATCAGCCTGCTACCACAAGCGTCCTCAGTCCGTCGTCTCGATATCTTACAGTTCCCTAGCAGATCGTCTCCATGGGGTGGTGTTTCCGAGCGATTGCTGTAGACGCGCTTCATACTACCAACAACACCccctgctcctactgctgccaAGGTCGTCGTTTGATGAACCAACGGCTTAGCGCCAAGCGAGGTTGCATCAAGGCGCTTAACAACGACCGGtgacgatcgagcgatcaGTGGACTCGCTGCATTCGTAGTCGTTGTTGTTATCGTCAAGGCAGCATTGCTGAGCGGATGATGCTGAACGAATATGCCGGGTTGCTGCGGTTGGcagtttccggttccggccaaCGCCGATCTCGTCACGGCACCCACCGTACGGAGTCGTTTGGGTGACATCGGTTGCGAGCCGCTGACTTTCACTGCTGCAACACCACTTCCAAGGGGAACAACAACTTCCGCACTATTGCTGATGGTGACGCTAGATCCATTGTTACCTAGTGTCCCACCCATTGTCGAGAGCATTCTTTTCGATCCTCCACCGTACGATGCCATCGTCGTTCTTCCTCCGGGGCTAGATTGAGTGGAGCGTACGGTCGTTAAGGGTAGCGCAACCGGATTCAGTATCGTCTGATAATGCTGCGCTACAGCCGATGGTTTGTGAAGTTGCTTACTGACACCAACTGCTGTATCATCGCCACTGCTGAAAGGATTCGCCGTTGTACTGGTAGCGATCTCCGTCGTCGGTCGTAAACGAAACTTCGTCTTCAGCGGTGGCCGAGCATTGTCGATGGTAGCGGCATTTGCAGTACTAGCCGTGATGGTGGCGCAACCTATGGAACTGTTGCTAGTATTACTACTAGCCGCAACGGCGCCGATAGGGTCTACGAAGACTCCACCGCCGACCCTCGCAGCAGGAGGAATACCACTAGCGAGCGAGGTTGCAACACCGGACGTAACCGAAATGGTTGTACGCGCAGGAAGAACGATCATTCCACTCGATGTGGTAATGATGGTCGCTTTGGATGAGAAGGAAGGTGCTGTTACTTTCGTGGCATTCGTCGTCATCCGgccgctactgctgatgaCCGGGTGTATCTTTGCCACTGTTCGAGCAACACTAACGGCAGGTGGGACACGTCCTCCTGAAACGGCAACACTCGACACAGTGCTGGCCGTTGAAACTACCTTATTCACCACCATTGATACAGTCGTGGGCAGTGAAGAGAtaggtggtgttgttggtggaacCATAGCCACTGGTACTGGTACCGGTATGGGGGCTACCACTGGTACTGGTATCGTaggggctggtggtgctggtggtgacggaTTAGCCATGGTACCAGCGGCACCGATGAATGCACCGCTCGCGTACTTTCGATCACCCCACATCGGTTCAAAGTGCTTCAACTTCCATGGATCCAACTTCCCCCGTTCACGCTCTGCTTCCGCACGCAGTTTTATTTGCGCCTCGGGCGTAAACTCGCCCTCCGACAACCGATCGCGCCACTCTTGGCAGGCACGGGCGAAGAACTCGTTGTTCAGACTGGACGGATTCAACCGGATGCCATTGCGCTCACATTCCAACGCATCGAGGGCCAGCGGTCGATCGACCGGTGGCAACAGCTGCACCAGCTTGTACTGATAGAGCGGCGGTAGTAGCTGAAACGTTTCCCGGTTCAACAGCGCACGCAAGTTCGTGCTCACCAGTATCGAATCGGGCGTTTCGAGATCAATGCACCCTTCACGCGTCTGCTCGAGCTGGGCCGCGGTCGACAGTTTCTTGTTCGTACGTCGGCGCGTTTTAATGCTGAAACCCGGTATCGAGGCCAACACTTCGCGCATCGTCGATgcaccaccgtccaccgaGGAATACTTATTGGACCCCATCTGACCGGATGCTGTTCCACCACCTCTTTGATGCTGTTGTCTAGATCCGGCTGCCTGtcgaccaccggtggccatccTAGGAACGTTTCTCcgaagatggtgatgatgctttgGAGTACTACCAAGCGTAGCAGTAGCCACCGGAACGACGACGTTTGCACTAGCAGAGGACAGTGTTGTTACGCGCTGCTGAGTAGGTGAGCCAGCAGCTCGTAGCATCACCGGTGTGCTGCACTTTGGCGAAGACAGCGGCATCTCGAGCGACACGTTCAGTGGGTCCACTTCTTCATCCTTCAGCGACGCCGGTGGCAGAGACGAATCATACTCATCCGACAGGATAACGCAGCTCGTGTCGGTCGTCGAACAGGATGGTAGCTGTTCCGTGTAGCTGACATCCTCTATCGTGCTCTGATCGCTGATATCAATCACagtcacctgctgctgctccactggctgttgctgtttttgcgTCGATCCAGTAACCGATCGTTCGGTTCCAATACCGCCAACACTCTTGTTATTGGTAATGCTAATAATATTGCTACCGATACTAGTCCGCACGATAGGTTCACTAGCGACGGCAGTAACCACCGGAGCGACACCACTACTACCGGTAGTTGGCGGTGTAACCATCGAAAGCACTCGTACCGGAACGGTCGGGCCCGTCGATGATACCGGACAATCGTCGGCAGCCAGTGATGCCATCGCGGCCAACGAAGAACCCACGACGGTTCCGGCAGTTCCACCGGAGCTTGTGTTGAGGTCAGTGGtggttgagctgctgctgctgctgctgctgccaccgctatTGCCGCCTTCGGTGCTGACGAACGTTGAGCCTCCGCCACCGTGTAGCGTCTTTCCTGCtccggtggcgacggcggcgggcgggacatgttgctgttgtttcgtCGAACGGTTCGCTTGCACCGGTGGAGGGGGCCCCGGAGATACGtcgcattccattttccgacgAAATTTTCtacaaaagaagagaaaaacggaCGAAACACGATCAGTAGGGCGAACTGGCGAACACGAAGACTAAACGAACGAGACTAAACTAACTCCAAGATAGCTTAGATGCAACAATCAGGGAAACACATTTTCAGCTTTGCCTTCCTTTGCACTATAATCAAAGTGGCCTCTGCATAAGCACCCAATTTAACGCGTGTATTTCTGGTGAAAATGCTTATCTTACACACACTCTGTACTATATGTTACAGCTCGCACAACCCCCCTGCCAACCCAAGACCGGAAAGAACGAAAACGCaccgccactgtcactgtcggACCgaatttccgttccgttcatcaCCGCTACCATACCTCGGCAAGCACCAGCGATGCGAGGCGTAATTTGTCAGCTAAAATCAGCATTTGATGAAAATAAATGCCAACCACATGGGGGACACAATGCCAGTGTGTCTCTGCAGCATGCGACAGATACGAGTTTGCCAAGCAGCCGATGGTCGATGTTCGACAACGGAAGCATACGAAAAAAAGTCCTAATTTCTCTTCTCTCGTTTGAATTACTCTCCGGATTGTGCTCCCTCACGCACCACGAAATTCTGCTGAACTGTCAGAtttcgtcctgctgctgctgctgtacgagAGGGTTGAACGTGGATGCTCGGGAGAGCAAACAGGGCGCACACGTTGGTGCCGCCGTTTGAAGTCCAATAATTTCTCCCAACCTACGGTGAGTGTGAGAAGGCAGTTGGTTGAAagaaaaactattttttctCGAACGCATACCAATGCTcacactggtggtggtggtggtgccaatgGGTCAGCGACCGACAATCGACTTGTCAAAACA
This sequence is a window from Anopheles darlingi chromosome 3, idAnoDarlMG_H_01, whole genome shotgun sequence. Protein-coding genes within it:
- the LOC125953923 gene encoding uncharacterized protein LOC125953923 isoform X1, translating into MECDVSPGPPPPVQANRSTKQQQHVPPAAVATGAGKTLHGGGGSTFVSTEGGNSGGSSSSSSSSTTTDLNTSSGGTAGTVVGSSLAAMASLAADDCPVSSTGPTVPVRVLSMVTPPTTGSSGVAPVVTAVASEPIVRTSIGSNIISITNNKSVGGIGTERSVTGSTQKQQQPVEQQQVTVIDISDQSTIEDVSYTEQLPSCSTTDTSCVILSDEYDSSLPPASLKDEEVDPLNVSLEMPLSSPKCSTPVMLRAAGSPTQQRVTTLSSASANVVVPVATATLGSTPKHHHHLRRNVPRMATGGRQAAGSRQQHQRGGGTASGQMGSNKYSSVDGGASTMREVLASIPGFSIKTRRRTNKKLSTAAQLEQTREGCIDLETPDSILVSTNLRALLNRETFQLLPPLYQYKLVQLLPPVDRPLALDALECERNGIRLNPSSLNNEFFARACQEWRDRLSEGEFTPEAQIKLRAEAERERGKLDPWKLKHFEPMWGDRKYASGAFIGAAGTMANPSPPAPPAPTIPVPVVAPIPVPVPVAMVPPTTPPISSLPTTVSMVVNKVVSTASTVSSVAVSGGRVPPAVSVARTVAKIHPVISSSGRMTTNATKVTAPSFSSKATIITTSSGMIVLPARTTISVTSGVATSLASGIPPAARVGGGVFVDPIGAVAASSNTSNSSIGCATITASTANAATIDNARPPLKTKFRLRPTTEIATSTTANPFSSGDDTAVGVSKQLHKPSAVAQHYQTILNPVALPLTTVRSTQSSPGGRTTMASYGGGSKRMLSTMGGTLGNNGSSVTISNSAEVVVPLGSGVAAVKVSGSQPMSPKRLRTVGAVTRSALAGTGNCQPQQPGIFVQHHPLSNAALTITTTTTNAASPLIARSSPVVVKRLDATSLGAKPLVHQTTTLAAVGAGGVVGSMKRVYSNRSETPPHGDDLLGNCKISRRRTEDACGSRLMTIVTSTAGVSAGAQQPSTTTTNSTTSIVYRSSSSNNLNRLITTTNTNKSATAAPAAVIKSVSSTESSESGGNNGGGNSNSPRVVNVSSNSSFSISSNTSQSNLSATTNTKHFSTGTFIDGSSLTDRRRKGGLYSVAGAAASIGAHKHHEQQSRKKIRRHQLVGRGGSNGRSNRNFSTLQASSATILVDDDDAEEVDSEDPMIIMTLNGDGTSSHEEEENQSLRPSSDLILEDANDLAGTYNAVDSDPRGGPKLERGSLHSIQQQRVLTMTVPNARDRQQQQPQPVVISTGDTGNGLVGGTATGRQTQMIYDHGSGQMFSFVCLPSSSASATSTSNVSSGSTTYGVGSNASAVADAAALSLRSLPPSVTVTALPQPAAAQQQPAAQLLSISNDSSNSSSASTTAMMAASDNHLEGATVVGTGQLGGGEGRAGEETALHMNNTFENVLQGGVVRGDGVDRNLVIVHQSQLACSNASAAEDGLARVGNLAMTQTVVAADLGQNDASAVVQDEEAADEEEDEDEEEDEYDRDEDEDGGVQTTTATNTADEDDEDLEEGNTNELVLGMVLKKEDDHMEDYNGEVGSEILDNHHQSIVHIRQPNQVRRYQPLQQEQLLPSSSGVMNMNLTAYHHDHVHLHQQHQQDHLQLQFQRTSSKASQSSHAATTMVAAAGADDGSGLYNLKVEEDDGVEEPFCYNVNEASDYCDIASAANGEDIPDEGTKPDGMADHNHLLHMVSSMPPQNVGLQEEVGEDEDAATMHENCLDEYDTSHYRQEGEETAPTSEEDEDGMNCVLDQQQQQHQQQQLQGHYQLSQDHGEFQQQQQQEQSEQVLQNNNASLTAGLLLPNVSLSPVVGTAAGAGAEMRGTHILYSGGTISELSNCVAGADLLNDGLVDAECEVEHQPSTQNDGEELEEEENVDEADEEEEDELDEEEDDQEAEESYESPLDGPDVTLPHHYEQQQQHPQQQQMHGQQQLDSYIEDVVDGGDAVYGMVDSTGGEMISTEIVEHNHDQDVAIMLESDLVMAAAGADTFDDEETGRKEEEEESVLANGDSRDPVTSTHGQRHQQQQRSNSLDQQALGEQMVGNSTCGTKDTATEAKYTPAGRSYRQPITSTGLVGGVPRRTTTILVVEDGQMGLIDPGARNGSHTTVSEHLHLRKLKSIASTPATFEQRSNSDNTVPPVTIVSQSASGSSQDQHLQAATRDYLFTTDHPPFPLPEEGGKQDGVVEEVLSCGDPVWTQFKMKMMDPAKMLVVDQHHLADVSNSIILSPLGSSMAPTMAAVSPGATTIQTPTLLTSTNQQTQQHTLHATQSNLQQQHLPNVIQHPQHHHQQTMQQSSSTTLPVATATLIQQMTTGHHNQNHQAQQQQQQQQQQQIHQSAASGISFLAHQQPTVQTTMTTMQTAPPAAQQQQQTQGMNVFQFNTQQQPQQQQAVQVHHQSPNMLGGGVVASHPVTVSAGSTIQLTSEIKDGMRNNMLKTDQGVSYTTIRQGNQQLVTRIKLGNDDSCNQLQQHSPQQHQHQHGIQAQLSKLNVVTSSPLLPLGAPNNHDNLSRVIESVAGNYGVAGAVAVPPAQQLVATQQQQPQTIQHVQTSTGQHIRFEMDTAANNHNHHALLQQASQQQHQPKFIITSRPITSVVNAVTGAKLPLTVQQTTGAATQLGGQQFIQTQDQQLPPRQPLQNSTTVTTIQKPIQLQKIIMSTPSTIGQQQHQQQQQQRPRLPLQRAQVITQVTQKVAPQQQLQHHQQQQIVTPTQSQQRFQQKFVTNQLIRGQNALLVNSGQYVPVQQQQQQPQQSSLTPVTVVGTNVIVGAGQRKHRAVVPATSVALSTASQSATGSGGGRRGGGRTSNSNLPPGAVNLERSYQICQAVIQNSPNRHQLKAQLKSPQAFLAASNSNSNSSISSIGSTGSNGSSSSSSSSSSGVSASSIIGNTKEEPTNGGGNNGGSTFGAALGIGGNKLAGPRLMNPKRIITTLGGRTQSSIVVRQVYTGGSSATQATPISIIPATSQQQQIHNLGEQLQQHAQIISVTAAPTIAHSANNNNVATIVSSGGSAAGGNFGGKYVLLHRTAHLSELVMPRAASAPPTHEQMQIVSSPDSQQHQQQQVTQQQVVHHHVQQQQQQLHHQQQQQQQQQQQQQQQQAQQLVPGLQPTIARRIPSTHVITYGQQDVSASNESTAMATTPTSSASGSNVLIIGGNGSAAAQQQYNHPTAVVIANGCGNSGDSGALVSGSSPSNSSPTTISAASQHQQQSLAVSTAVQHSHHSMNQLGSGHNGNINLRGVNIVVSNVINSNDSSTSVSRVQYQQQQVQGCIEDDVGRSQVVTNGNEHDGEIYDELGNTSEVVPCTGRCTSSSTEGETGGDCSCSQNAMVICQQCGAFCHDDCVSGTKLCVSCAVR